The window GTGATGGTGGCGGACCAAATTCGATCGGCGATTTCACGCCAAGTCACCGACGACTTGATTTTGTTGATCAGCGAGAGCTCCGATGCGATCGGGATCGTTCTGGGAACACCCAACAGCGATATGGCGACTGTGCTGCACGCAGGCCCGATCGTTGTCGCGGCGGACCAATATGCTCGCCCGCTCGACCGAGAATCTCAGAATTCACGATTGGCCGATGGGCTTGGCCGGACACTTGGTCAGATTTGCCGGCAGCGGGGAATCAGATTCTTGCAGTGGGCGACCGCTTGGCCGCCGGAAGAATCCGCTTCTGATGCGGATGATCCATCGTTTGCAGAAGGCGACTCCACTCGGTCCATCGATTTGCCGAGTGCCTGGCCGAAGTGGATGGGGTTCTCCAAAGTCGGCGATTTGGAGTATCTCGCTCTCGACTTGACCAAATCGTCTTCCTTCGACTCGTTGGATGCCCCGACCCAGTTGCACGTTCGTGCCGTCGATGTCGATGACGAAGAGCAAATGAACGCAATTCGTGCGTTGGTTGAGCTGACGTATCAGGGGTCGATGGATTGTCCCTCGCTGGAACAATTTCGGACGGCGGCGCAGATCATGGATGGCTATCAAGGCGTACCCACCTACGCTCCCGATCTGTGGTTCACGTTGTCCGAGCGACCGGGCGACGAACCCATTGGATGCTTGTTGATGGCGCGGCACGGCGGCGATTCGGCATCGGTTTTGGAAGTCGTCTACATGGGCGTGGTTCCTGAGGCTCGTGGTCGTGGATTTTCGCGTGACATCCTTTCGTTGGCGCTTGAGTGCTGTCGTGAGGAGTCCGCTTCACGAATGATTCTTGCCGTGGATCGAACCAATCGTCCGGCACGCGATGCATACCTGCGTTTGCCGATGCAAACTGTTCTGCGTGAGTCGGTTTGGGCGAGGAATACAACCAGCTGAGAACAGGAAACAAGTGTGCATCGATCTTGAATCCCCTCGCTGGAATGAGGTATCGACGTTCTGCAGAACGTGTCTTCTATTTCCGCTCCGTGCGCTGTCGTGATTCGCTATGACCGAAACCAGTATCTCACCATCCACCATTGCTTCTGAGATGAACTTGGGAGCCGCCGATCCTTCCACTCCAAGTTTTGCGGATGCAACGTCGGACTTGGTCAGTCAAATGACCGAAGGCAACTTCGATGGTTTGACGGACTACGCCACCACACACCTCGCACCCGCACTTCTATCAGCGGGTTTGGGTTTGTTTGTCATCTTCATCGGATACTTGGTGGCCAAGTATCTGATGCGAGTCATCAGTCGGCCGGTTTGTCGACGCGTGGATGAAACGCTGGGCAAGTTCGTCGGCAAGATGGTTTTCTACTCGATCATGTTCGCCGTCGTCGGCGGTGTGCTGACGAAGTTGGGTGCACCTCTGGGCGGATTGGCCGCGATGTTGGCCGCGGCAGGCTTTGCCGTCGGTTTGGCGTTCCAAGGAACGCTCAGCAATTTCGCGTCCGGTGTTTTGATGTTGGTGTTTCGGCCGTTCAAAGTCGGTGATGTTGTCAACGCGGCTGGCGTGACGGGCAAGGTCGACGAAATCGATTTGTTCACGACGACGTTGGACACCCCTGACAACCGACGCATCATCGTTCCCAACAGCGCAATCGCGGGTGGAACAATTGAAAACATCAGTCACCATCAACATCGCCGTGTCGAAGTGCCCGTCGGTGTGGACTACTCTGCCGATCTGCAAACCACTCGAACTGCACTTCAAAACGCGGTCGATCAGTTGTCTGCCAATGTGATCCAAGGCGAAAATCGAGGCAGCGCCGTCGTGCTGGCTGGTTTGGGTGACAGTGCCGTGAATTGGAAGGTCCGCATGTGGGTTGCCAGCTCAGATTTTTGGCCGATGACCGAGGCTTTGACCGGCGAAATCAAAACGCAACTGGATGCGGCCGAAATCGGTATCCCATTCCCTCAAATGGATGTGCACGTGCATCAATTTGCAGACGCGGCTGCAATTGCTGAAAAAGCTGGACGCACGCGGCCGACCCGACGGGGCGCCGATCGCATGGTTGGGTGAGTTAGATGCACCCTTCCGCGGAACGGTGAACAATTGGCGAATCCGTGACTGGGATCGCTGTCGGCTAGCCCGGCGGTGACGCTGTGAAGTATGCTGAGGCCACCGAGTCAAATCTGTGGCCTTTTTTCGTTAGATGCCGTTTCATCACACCATCAATCGGTACGACCATGTGGCACACCAGCCAAGGCGATCGCACGCTCGAAGGTGCCGAAGCGGAATTGATGCAGCGATTGATTGAGTCGTTGCTCGAAGATCTGCTGATGCAGTTCGATGAAGAATGGCAGCCCGATGCCGATTGGTCCTGCGAGACCGGGATCGAACTGTTTGATAACCTGCACAGCGAACAACAGATCGCATTGTTGCATGACGTCGCGCAGCACTTGTTGGAGCCCACGCCCGAAGGCATGCCGCTCAGTGCGATTGCCGAAGCCACGGTGGCAGCCCTGTTTTCGGAGTTGCACCATCACGTGGAGATGGAAATGGATTTGTCGTTGGACGTCGAAAACGTCTACTGGCGGCAATTGATCCGGGACGCGGCAATTGATTGTTTAGTCCGCGATGACTTGCTGGGGATGGAACGTAAGACGGGCGAAGTCATTCATGTCGACGAGGTGATGCCAACGGAATTCCGGATCCCAGATCTGCATTCGCTAGACACAGCGGCGTGGGATGAATTGATCGAGTCACTGGCAGATCAAATTCTTTGGGACCGCGACTTTGAGATGGCGTCTTTGTTCTTAGACGAAGACCCACGCCAATCAGCGACACGCCGAGAAGTGATGGGAATCGACGCGAATTATTTTGTTCAGATCCCGCCTGATCCCCGTCCCAGCGAAATGCCTTCGTTGGTGTCGGCGACGCAAGCGTTGATCCGGCGCAAACCTCGCTGAAACAGACTTCATCGAACTTCACCTTTGGCCAACGGTTCAGATCCGCTGATGCAACGCACCGCGATTTTATTGACCAATGATGATGGGATTGATGCACCCGGCTTGGTTGCAATGCATCAAGCGATCTCGCAATGGATTCAGATATCCGGCAACCAAGATCGCTATGACATCACGGTGGTTGCACCCGATCGAGGACGTAGCGAGTGTGGACACAGCGTGACGACCACCCGCGACTTGGCCGTCACCGAAGTGCAATCAGGATGGTTCGCGGTCGACGGAACTCCAGTCGATTGTGTTCGTTCTGCGATGACCGTGCTGTGCCCCAACGCTTCGCTGGTGTTCTCTGGCATCAATGCGGGCGCCAATTTGGGCGTTGACCTGCTGGTCAGCGGAACATTCGCTGCCGCCCGCGAAGCGGCGTTGCATGGCGTCCCGAGCATGGCGGTCTCGCACTATCGACGTCCGGATGTGCCCAAGACATGGGATCACACAGGGCGGTGGCTCAAGCCGGTTTTGGATTCATTTTTTCGCGAGGTGATGTCGACCGGCAATTTTGATGTCAGAGTGACAGCAAATGATTCCGAGCATCGACCGGGACAATTGTGGAACGTCAATTTGCCAGCAATTGATCCGGACACGGATTTACCACCGATGTTTGATTGCGAGGTGGAACGAAAACCAATGCAGAGAGCAGGAACGCTGAAAGACCAAACGGAGGTTTTCGCGAGGTCTCAATCTGCGACC of the Rhodopirellula baltica SH 1 genome contains:
- a CDS encoding GNAT family N-acetyltransferase — translated: MMGNANQFGFDEPANGTQAANSGDASDRIPLFRPFSLTELPTLLPPALAQIPPSRAVMVADQIRSAISRQVTDDLILLISESSDAIGIVLGTPNSDMATVLHAGPIVVAADQYARPLDRESQNSRLADGLGRTLGQICRQRGIRFLQWATAWPPEESASDADDPSFAEGDSTRSIDLPSAWPKWMGFSKVGDLEYLALDLTKSSSFDSLDAPTQLHVRAVDVDDEEQMNAIRALVELTYQGSMDCPSLEQFRTAAQIMDGYQGVPTYAPDLWFTLSERPGDEPIGCLLMARHGGDSASVLEVVYMGVVPEARGRGFSRDILSLALECCREESASRMILAVDRTNRPARDAYLRLPMQTVLRESVWARNTTS
- a CDS encoding mechanosensitive ion channel family protein yields the protein MTETSISPSTIASEMNLGAADPSTPSFADATSDLVSQMTEGNFDGLTDYATTHLAPALLSAGLGLFVIFIGYLVAKYLMRVISRPVCRRVDETLGKFVGKMVFYSIMFAVVGGVLTKLGAPLGGLAAMLAAAGFAVGLAFQGTLSNFASGVLMLVFRPFKVGDVVNAAGVTGKVDEIDLFTTTLDTPDNRRIIVPNSAIAGGTIENISHHQHRRVEVPVGVDYSADLQTTRTALQNAVDQLSANVIQGENRGSAVVLAGLGDSAVNWKVRMWVASSDFWPMTEALTGEIKTQLDAAEIGIPFPQMDVHVHQFADAAAIAEKAGRTRPTRRGADRMVG
- the surE gene encoding 5'/3'-nucleotidase SurE, whose protein sequence is MQRTAILLTNDDGIDAPGLVAMHQAISQWIQISGNQDRYDITVVAPDRGRSECGHSVTTTRDLAVTEVQSGWFAVDGTPVDCVRSAMTVLCPNASLVFSGINAGANLGVDLLVSGTFAAAREAALHGVPSMAVSHYRRPDVPKTWDHTGRWLKPVLDSFFREVMSTGNFDVRVTANDSEHRPGQLWNVNLPAIDPDTDLPPMFDCEVERKPMQRAGTLKDQTEVFARSQSATGSEPMPRRVERQPIQIQSDFHGRPRTSGTDVERCFSGNLTISRISPYPA